A portion of the Micromonospora tarapacensis genome contains these proteins:
- a CDS encoding glycosyltransferase family 2 protein — protein MNEQPLVSVIIPNYNYASTIGECIRAAKNQTYPAVEVIVADDASTDDSVAIARALDVTVLQVPVNSGVSTARNLGARHANGEVLFFVDSDVALDPDAVERAVDHLREEPQLGAICGMYRAEPMFPDSLVKRYRAIQQYVWFCEVEGAIPGLHSALFAIKKETFLEIGEFNDRLRWTEEQDYGFRLNARYEVKAVPTIRGRHDHDGTLRVMLTKVFNRTRLGAPNWLRLNKLPGGAGTGYRALGSALLLAAVFALVSSVVLGPSALLAAAVLTGIGIGLDKRTYGYAYRHHGILFGLQFTVLHLLVTLTSAVAASIGIMQGLLFPRMTQRLYRVENPA, from the coding sequence ATGAATGAGCAGCCACTCGTCTCCGTGATCATTCCGAACTACAACTACGCCAGCACCATCGGCGAATGCATCAGAGCGGCGAAGAACCAGACGTACCCGGCCGTCGAGGTGATCGTAGCCGACGACGCGAGCACGGACGACTCGGTGGCGATCGCCAGGGCGCTCGACGTCACGGTGCTGCAGGTGCCGGTCAACAGCGGCGTCTCCACGGCGCGGAACCTGGGCGCCCGGCACGCCAACGGTGAGGTCCTCTTCTTTGTGGACTCGGACGTCGCGCTCGATCCCGACGCGGTCGAGCGGGCGGTCGACCACCTGCGGGAAGAGCCGCAACTCGGCGCGATCTGCGGCATGTACCGGGCCGAGCCGATGTTTCCCGACAGCCTGGTCAAGCGCTACCGCGCCATCCAGCAGTACGTCTGGTTCTGCGAGGTCGAGGGCGCCATACCGGGTCTGCACTCGGCTCTCTTCGCGATAAAGAAGGAGACGTTCCTGGAGATCGGCGAGTTCAACGACCGACTCCGCTGGACCGAGGAGCAGGACTACGGCTTCCGGCTCAACGCCCGGTACGAGGTCAAAGCCGTACCCACCATCCGGGGACGGCACGACCACGACGGCACGCTGCGGGTGATGCTGACCAAGGTGTTCAACCGTACCCGGCTCGGCGCGCCGAACTGGCTGCGGCTGAACAAGCTCCCGGGTGGTGCCGGCACCGGATATCGGGCACTGGGCAGTGCCCTCCTTCTCGCGGCGGTGTTCGCGCTGGTCTCGTCGGTGGTCCTCGGACCCTCGGCTCTCCTCGCCGCCGCGGTGCTGACCGGGATCGGCATCGGGCTCGACAAGCGCACCTACGGCTACGCCTACCGCCACCACGGGATCCTTTTTGGACTACAATTCACGGTGCTTCACCTATTGGTGACGCTCACCTCGGCGGTGGCCGCCAGCATCGGCATTATGCAGGGGTTGCTGTTCCCACGCATGACGCAGCGGCTCTACCGCGTCGAGAATCCCGCCTGA
- a CDS encoding oxidoreductase yields the protein MTPSDQPDDLGFGIDSTATEVLAGIDLSGRFAIVTGGYSGLGLATTRALAAAGARVLVPARRTDVAREALAGIAGVEVDELDLADLGSVRNFADRVLDTGRPIDILINNAGIMAAPLTRVGEGWESQFATNHLGHYALVNRLWPALTADGGARVVVVASGAGETPRINWDDVHFENGYDKWAAYSQSKSANILFAAELDRLGQAAGVRAFSVNPGYILTPLQRHLSKEEMVGAGWIDENGTALLPEFRAPEQGAATQVWAATSPRLTDTGGGYCQACKVVKTFDGPADREAAEQLWALSAELTGADAFGKSE from the coding sequence ATGACTCCTTCTGATCAGCCTGACGACCTGGGTTTCGGGATCGACAGCACAGCGACCGAGGTACTCGCCGGCATCGACCTCTCCGGCAGGTTCGCCATCGTCACCGGCGGATACTCCGGCCTGGGCCTGGCGACCACCCGCGCCCTCGCCGCCGCCGGCGCCCGGGTCCTCGTTCCGGCCCGCCGTACGGACGTCGCGCGGGAGGCGCTCGCGGGGATCGCCGGCGTGGAGGTCGACGAACTCGACCTCGCCGACCTCGGCAGTGTCCGGAACTTCGCCGACCGCGTCCTCGACACCGGTCGCCCCATCGACATCCTGATCAACAACGCGGGCATCATGGCCGCCCCGCTGACCCGGGTGGGCGAGGGCTGGGAGTCCCAGTTCGCGACAAACCACCTGGGGCACTACGCCCTGGTCAACCGGCTCTGGCCGGCGCTCACCGCGGACGGCGGCGCGCGCGTCGTCGTCGTCGCCTCGGGCGCCGGGGAGACCCCGCGCATCAACTGGGACGACGTGCACTTCGAGAACGGCTACGACAAGTGGGCGGCGTACAGCCAGTCGAAGTCGGCCAACATCCTCTTCGCCGCCGAACTCGACCGGCTGGGCCAGGCGGCCGGGGTGCGGGCCTTTTCGGTGAACCCCGGCTACATCCTCACCCCGTTGCAGCGGCACCTCTCCAAGGAGGAGATGGTCGGCGCCGGCTGGATCGACGAGAACGGCACCGCGCTGCTGCCCGAGTTCCGGGCACCCGAGCAGGGCGCCGCGACCCAGGTCTGGGCCGCGACGTCACCGCGACTGACGGATACGGGCGGCGGCTACTGCCAGGCGTGCAAGGTGGTCAAGACCTTCGATGGCCCCGCCGACCGCGAGGCGGCCGAGCAGCTCTGGGCGCTTTCGGCCGAGTTGACCGGCGCCGACGCGTTCGGCAAGTCCGAGTAA
- a CDS encoding ABC transporter ATP-binding protein, with protein sequence MLRSVGATLASAWRLSPGRLITAALLMMLGAVSGPLLALFLGVAVDAALDRRTDVAVWTAAAAAVSVLLSLTMEHFAHIFFFELGDLHKQDTERQLGDLAHGPVGLALHERRDAADRFELLRQQSWTLSQSVQTVLTIGVLLTQITLTAVLLARIEPWLLLLPIFGVPPLIAGRLAEKRLERAELATAESTRMSWHLFDLALSSIAAKEIRLFGLGGELRRRHGMVRREVDSRLRRAECAGAALRFTGQLIFALGYIGSIVLVVRAAISGERTVGDVVLAITLAVQTNAQAAGAVALAQALQRNARAFGWLSWIRDATPPEPGPPADRTSPAVLTDGIELRDVSFRYPGTDTDVLQGLSLRIPSGTIVAIVGDNGSGKSTLVKLLCQFYRPTAGEITIDGADLRRLDPLGWRQRISASFQDYIRLELRARSSIGLGDLPRLDEPGAVERAVRRADAEEVIDRLPIGLETYLGKSYDNGAELSGGQWQRIALSRSMMRDDPLLLLLDEPAAALDPLTEHALFDRYSDAARDVGIRTGGVTVFVSHRFSTVRMADLILVVSDGRIAESGSHDELLALNGMYAEFFSLQAAAYR encoded by the coding sequence ATGCTGCGCAGTGTCGGCGCGACGCTGGCCTCGGCGTGGCGGCTCAGCCCGGGAAGGCTGATCACCGCCGCCCTGTTGATGATGCTTGGCGCCGTGAGTGGACCCCTGCTGGCGCTCTTTCTGGGTGTGGCGGTCGACGCGGCCCTGGACCGGCGGACCGATGTCGCGGTCTGGACGGCGGCGGCCGCCGCCGTGAGTGTCCTGCTCAGCTTGACGATGGAGCACTTCGCCCACATCTTCTTCTTCGAGCTCGGTGATCTGCACAAGCAGGACACCGAACGCCAGCTCGGCGACCTGGCGCACGGGCCGGTCGGGCTGGCGCTGCACGAACGGCGGGACGCCGCAGATCGCTTCGAGCTGCTCCGACAGCAGTCGTGGACGCTGAGTCAGAGCGTGCAGACCGTCCTGACGATCGGGGTGCTACTCACCCAGATCACCCTGACCGCCGTGCTCCTCGCCCGCATCGAGCCGTGGCTGCTCCTGCTGCCGATCTTCGGTGTCCCCCCGCTGATCGCCGGACGGCTGGCCGAGAAGCGGCTGGAACGTGCCGAACTCGCGACCGCCGAGTCGACCCGCATGAGCTGGCACCTGTTCGATCTGGCCCTCAGCTCGATCGCCGCCAAGGAGATCCGGCTCTTCGGACTCGGCGGAGAGCTCCGCCGCCGCCACGGGATGGTCCGCCGCGAGGTGGACAGCCGACTGCGCCGGGCTGAATGTGCCGGCGCGGCCCTGCGGTTCACCGGGCAGCTGATCTTCGCGCTCGGGTACATCGGCTCCATCGTCCTGGTCGTCCGCGCCGCTATCAGCGGCGAGCGCACCGTCGGCGACGTCGTCCTCGCCATCACGCTGGCCGTGCAAACCAACGCGCAGGCTGCCGGCGCCGTCGCGCTCGCCCAGGCGCTGCAACGCAACGCCCGCGCCTTCGGCTGGTTGAGCTGGATCCGCGATGCCACGCCGCCGGAACCCGGCCCGCCGGCTGACCGGACATCGCCCGCCGTCCTCACCGACGGCATCGAGCTGCGTGACGTCTCGTTCCGCTACCCGGGCACCGATACCGACGTGCTGCAAGGCCTCAGCCTGCGCATCCCTTCCGGCACGATCGTCGCCATCGTCGGCGACAACGGTTCCGGCAAGTCCACCCTGGTCAAGCTGCTCTGCCAGTTCTACCGGCCGACCGCAGGCGAGATCACCATAGATGGCGCCGACCTGCGGCGGCTCGACCCGCTGGGATGGCGCCAGCGGATCTCCGCCAGCTTCCAGGACTACATCCGGCTGGAACTGCGGGCCCGAAGCAGCATCGGCCTCGGTGACCTGCCTCGACTCGACGAACCGGGCGCGGTGGAGCGGGCAGTCCGGCGAGCAGACGCGGAGGAGGTGATCGACCGGCTGCCGATCGGCCTGGAGACCTACCTTGGCAAGTCCTACGACAACGGCGCTGAACTGTCGGGCGGGCAGTGGCAGCGCATCGCGTTGAGCCGGTCGATGATGCGCGACGACCCGCTGCTGCTGTTGCTCGACGAGCCTGCCGCCGCCTTGGACCCGTTGACCGAGCACGCCTTGTTCGACCGGTACTCCGACGCGGCGCGTGACGTGGGGATCCGTACCGGCGGAGTCACCGTCTTCGTGTCACACCGGTTCTCGACCGTCCGGATGGCTGACTTGATCCTGGTCGTGTCGGACGGGCGGATCGCAGAGTCCGGCAGCCACGACGAGCTGCTGGCGCTCAACGGGATGTACGCCGAGTTCTTCAGTCTGCAGGCGGCCGCATATCGCTGA
- a CDS encoding ABC transporter ATP-binding protein, with the protein MRILHLVPDAGWSLVSSAVLIQIAAGILPVVFILATSAVVARVPDAVGGGLGSAAWSDLRTNLILAAAAFFGVQLLLPVQELLGNLIRRRLDDLVRDRLMAASQAGGGVAVMEDPELLDHVADAKDRLRTEMWSPGAAGAGQIALISRYLQTVLAAGVTSVAFVWWAGPALLVAALTIRFGYRLGLSVFTEVFRSTARLRRRSEYLRTMLLQPAAAKELRVFGLLPWLKQEYTTAAMDAALPVWRARRRLFYGPYILYVLVAFVLLGALLTEAAQATAAGLLGLGGLILVFQASLAAMRIGGFIAESDVATEQGLNAYRSVERIERMSEADARTTESGRDDPAGLPRSVLRFDKVSFAYPGGPPVLGDLDLTIEAGRSLAIVGLNGAGKTTLVKLLARLYEPTAGAITADGVDIRTFPATAWQRRVAAIFQDFTHFELPVRDNVAFGAIEMLAEPERAGKVVRAALEKAGAADFVDHLPRGLETPLSRRYAGGAELSGGQWQRIAIARALVAVEGGAGILVLDEPTANLDVRSEVAFFERFLDLTRGITSVVISHRFSTVRRADRIVVLEHGRVVEEGTHEELLALDGRYAELFRLQAARFTEKEAEGRE; encoded by the coding sequence ATGAGAATCCTGCACCTGGTGCCCGATGCCGGCTGGTCGCTGGTTTCGTCCGCCGTGCTGATCCAGATCGCCGCGGGGATCCTGCCGGTCGTGTTCATCCTCGCCACCTCAGCCGTGGTCGCCCGAGTGCCGGACGCGGTAGGCGGCGGGCTCGGCTCGGCGGCCTGGAGCGATCTTCGGACCAACTTGATCCTCGCGGCGGCCGCGTTCTTCGGAGTGCAGCTCCTGCTGCCGGTACAGGAACTGCTCGGCAACCTGATCCGCCGTCGCCTCGACGATCTCGTCCGTGACCGGTTGATGGCGGCCTCCCAAGCGGGCGGCGGCGTGGCCGTCATGGAGGATCCGGAACTGCTCGATCACGTCGCCGACGCCAAGGACCGGCTGCGGACCGAAATGTGGTCGCCGGGTGCCGCGGGTGCCGGTCAGATCGCGCTGATCTCGCGGTACCTGCAGACCGTGCTCGCCGCCGGGGTCACGTCGGTCGCCTTCGTCTGGTGGGCCGGGCCGGCGCTGCTCGTCGCGGCCCTGACGATCCGCTTCGGCTACCGGCTCGGCCTGTCGGTGTTCACCGAGGTCTTTCGGAGCACCGCCCGGCTGCGGCGCCGCAGCGAATATCTCCGCACCATGCTGCTCCAGCCCGCGGCGGCGAAGGAGTTACGGGTCTTCGGCCTCCTACCTTGGTTGAAGCAGGAGTACACGACGGCCGCCATGGACGCCGCGCTCCCGGTCTGGCGGGCCCGGCGCCGGCTGTTCTACGGCCCCTACATTCTCTATGTTCTTGTCGCCTTCGTGCTGCTGGGCGCGCTGCTGACGGAAGCGGCTCAGGCAACGGCGGCCGGACTGCTCGGCTTGGGCGGGTTGATACTCGTGTTCCAGGCGTCCCTGGCCGCCATGAGGATCGGCGGGTTCATCGCCGAGTCCGACGTGGCGACCGAGCAGGGCCTCAATGCCTACCGGTCGGTGGAGCGGATCGAGAGGATGAGCGAAGCCGACGCCCGCACCACCGAGAGCGGCAGGGACGATCCGGCTGGACTGCCCAGGTCGGTGCTGCGATTCGACAAGGTGTCCTTCGCCTACCCGGGCGGGCCGCCGGTGCTGGGCGACCTCGACCTCACCATCGAGGCGGGCCGGTCGCTGGCGATCGTCGGCCTCAACGGCGCAGGCAAGACCACCCTCGTGAAACTGTTGGCCCGGCTCTACGAACCGACGGCCGGGGCGATCACCGCTGACGGCGTCGACATCCGAACCTTTCCGGCCACGGCGTGGCAGCGTCGGGTTGCCGCGATCTTCCAGGACTTCACCCACTTCGAGTTGCCGGTGCGCGACAACGTCGCCTTCGGCGCGATCGAGATGCTCGCAGAGCCGGAGCGGGCCGGCAAGGTGGTCCGGGCTGCCCTGGAAAAGGCCGGCGCGGCGGATTTCGTCGACCATCTCCCCCGCGGCCTGGAGACTCCACTGTCGCGGCGGTACGCCGGCGGCGCCGAACTGTCCGGCGGGCAGTGGCAGCGCATCGCGATCGCCCGTGCTCTCGTCGCCGTCGAGGGTGGCGCCGGCATTCTCGTCCTCGACGAGCCGACCGCCAACCTGGACGTGCGGTCGGAGGTGGCGTTCTTCGAGCGGTTCCTCGACCTGACCCGGGGAATCACCAGCGTGGTCATCTCGCACCGGTTCTCCACGGTGCGCCGTGCCGACCGGATCGTCGTGCTGGAACACGGTCGCGTCGTCGAGGAGGGCACCCACGAGGAACTGCTCGCCCTCGACGGTCGCTATGCGGAGCTGTTTCGGCTGCAGGCTGCGCGGTTCACCGAGAAAGAGGCGGAAGGCCGTGAATAG
- a CDS encoding glycosyltransferase, which yields MKASVIVPTFNSSVLLDRCLRTFRAQNLAVYDSLEVLVVDDGSTDPTAETVQRHAMADSRFRHLHLPRSATSSRSAARNRGAEEATGDILIFVDGDQLVPPTFVDRHLRHYRVGSARKAVIGFRKYLRAPEAFDERFIEDGAEGFLGGVIKSDIRLDLLSRLSEFGGDLKTSWHLFFTCNVSVPSVDYKRVGGFNEEFRGWGLEDSELGYRLERSGTQLVFDEESFAYHQGPPLSPNKPVYEGWLKNLSLFIALHKESPEVILQAMLAPIFNPAVGANWIDLYEQFEICARSTPAAWPGSRVEVEEGEFPVPVA from the coding sequence ATGAAGGCATCAGTGATTGTGCCGACATTCAACTCGTCCGTCTTGCTGGACAGATGCCTTCGCACGTTCCGTGCACAGAATCTGGCGGTCTACGATTCGCTCGAAGTGCTCGTCGTCGATGATGGATCGACCGACCCGACAGCAGAGACGGTGCAGCGTCACGCGATGGCGGACTCCCGATTCCGCCACCTGCATCTGCCTCGCTCCGCAACGTCGTCCAGAAGTGCCGCAAGAAATCGCGGCGCAGAGGAGGCCACCGGCGACATCCTGATTTTCGTCGACGGCGACCAACTGGTTCCGCCCACCTTTGTCGATCGGCATCTTCGCCACTACCGGGTCGGGTCCGCGAGGAAGGCCGTGATCGGCTTCAGGAAATATCTGCGGGCTCCGGAAGCGTTCGACGAGCGCTTTATCGAGGACGGTGCCGAGGGATTCCTTGGCGGCGTGATCAAGAGCGACATCAGGCTGGACCTGCTGAGTCGCCTGAGCGAATTCGGCGGCGATCTGAAGACATCGTGGCATCTGTTCTTCACCTGCAACGTCTCTGTTCCAAGCGTCGACTACAAGCGCGTCGGCGGGTTCAACGAGGAATTTCGGGGATGGGGTCTGGAGGATTCCGAGTTGGGGTACAGGCTGGAGCGATCCGGCACGCAGCTCGTCTTCGACGAAGAAAGCTTCGCCTACCATCAAGGGCCACCTCTGAGCCCCAACAAGCCTGTCTACGAGGGCTGGCTGAAGAACTTGAGCCTCTTCATCGCGCTGCACAAGGAATCTCCTGAGGTGATCCTGCAGGCCATGCTTGCGCCAATCTTCAACCCTGCGGTAGGCGCCAACTGGATCGATCTCTACGAGCAGTTCGAAATCTGCGCAAGGTCGACCCCCGCGGCATGGCCTGGGTCACGTGTCGAGGTTGAGGAAGGCGAATTCCCTGTTCCTGTCGCATAG